Proteins encoded within one genomic window of Acidimicrobiales bacterium:
- a CDS encoding ATP-binding protein, translating into MDEAANPYRPGAGTQPPALVGRDELLRHFRVTAQRARAGRPGKSVMPIGLRGVGKTVLLNRFTEIGVEEGFEVGFIEAPESGDFRTLLAGRLRRVLLAYNARRRGAKVLRALRVLKSFSLQLPDGARVSIDVDALAGQADSGELVDDITDLLVAVGDAAAEADSGVLLAVDEVQYLSGVELAALITAIHRTTQQDLPVVVVGAGLPQLPGLAGDAKSYAERLFEFPSVGSLGHDDAREAIRAPAAAEGVEVDDRALDALVAHAQGYPYFLQEWGYHLWNGAAHGPVGIEVVEQVTPAVLGHLDRNFFAVRFDRLTPSEKRYLRAMAELGPGPHRSGDVAAQLGVRVESVGPRRASLINKGMVYSPAHGDTAFTVPLFDQFLKRAM; encoded by the coding sequence ATGGATGAGGCAGCCAATCCCTACCGGCCAGGTGCTGGCACACAGCCGCCGGCGTTGGTCGGACGTGACGAGCTGCTGCGCCACTTCAGGGTCACGGCACAGCGCGCTCGAGCTGGCCGGCCGGGCAAGAGCGTCATGCCGATCGGCCTCCGAGGCGTGGGGAAGACGGTGCTACTCAACCGATTCACCGAGATCGGCGTCGAGGAGGGCTTCGAGGTGGGCTTCATCGAGGCCCCGGAGTCGGGCGATTTTCGCACGTTGCTTGCCGGGCGCCTCCGCCGGGTCTTGCTTGCGTACAACGCCCGTCGACGCGGTGCGAAGGTGCTGCGGGCGCTGCGAGTGTTGAAGAGCTTCTCACTGCAGCTCCCCGACGGCGCGCGGGTGTCGATCGATGTGGACGCGCTCGCTGGTCAGGCAGACAGCGGGGAGCTGGTCGACGACATCACCGACCTGTTGGTTGCAGTTGGAGACGCCGCGGCGGAGGCGGACAGCGGCGTGCTGCTCGCGGTCGACGAGGTCCAATACCTCTCGGGGGTGGAGCTGGCCGCGCTCATCACCGCAATCCACCGAACGACGCAACAAGACTTGCCGGTTGTGGTCGTAGGCGCAGGGCTGCCGCAGCTGCCCGGGCTGGCCGGCGACGCGAAGTCCTACGCGGAGCGTCTGTTCGAGTTTCCGTCCGTCGGCTCCCTCGGGCACGACGACGCGCGTGAGGCGATTCGAGCGCCTGCCGCGGCGGAGGGTGTGGAGGTTGACGATCGCGCGTTGGATGCCTTGGTGGCGCATGCGCAGGGCTACCCCTACTTCCTCCAGGAATGGGGCTATCACCTGTGGAACGGAGCCGCACATGGTCCGGTCGGCATCGAGGTCGTGGAGCAGGTCACGCCGGCGGTGCTTGGTCATCTGGACCGAAACTTCTTCGCCGTTCGATTCGACCGGCTCACACCATCCGAGAAGCGGTATCTCCGGGCAATGGCCGAGCTCGGCCCAGGTCCACACCGGTCGGGCGACGTCGCGGCACAACTCGGCGTCCGGGTGGAATCGGTCGGTCCGAGGCGCGCGAGCCTCATTAACAAGGGCATGGTCTACAGCCCGGCGCACGGCGATACCGCTTTCACCGTGCCGCTGTTCGATCAATTCCTGAAACGAGCGATGTAG
- a CDS encoding restriction endonuclease subunit S — MSELPTGWAMATLGEIGSYLNGRGFKKSEWRESGRPIIRIQNLTGSGGEFNYYAGEAEERHIVRDGDLLVSWAATLGVFLWHGPEAVLNQHIFKVDSRIDPAFHRWLLEYTLASLQDRTHGSGMVHITKGNFDSTPVQLPPLAEQGRIVAAIEEHLSRLDAAETALTRAEHRVRVLDRVRVRQAFEAGGWPWTTLGEIAEIKGGVTKDSKRQSDASFVEVPYLRVANVQRGRLDLSDVTTIHVHPDKAEALRLEPGDVLLNEGGDRDKLGRGWVWEGQVSDCIHQNHVFRARLNDAFDPYFVSTHANTWGRAWFEAHGKQTTNLASINLGTLKQLPIPAPPRSEQQAIMGALQEAGDVKTRVLEVIDHARLRARVLRRSILAAAFSGQLVPQDPTDEPASVLLDRIRAERAAAEPTKRTRRAARSQARPAGV; from the coding sequence ATGAGCGAGTTGCCGACAGGATGGGCGATGGCAACGCTCGGCGAAATCGGTAGCTACCTGAACGGCCGAGGATTCAAGAAGTCCGAGTGGCGGGAAAGCGGTCGGCCGATCATCCGAATTCAGAACTTGACGGGCTCAGGCGGTGAATTCAACTACTACGCCGGCGAGGCCGAGGAGCGACACATCGTCAGAGACGGCGACTTGTTGGTGTCGTGGGCGGCAACCCTGGGCGTCTTCCTGTGGCATGGCCCGGAAGCGGTCCTGAATCAGCACATCTTCAAAGTCGACAGCCGAATCGACCCAGCGTTTCATCGGTGGCTGCTCGAGTACACGTTGGCGTCCCTTCAGGATCGGACGCACGGCTCTGGCATGGTCCACATCACCAAGGGCAACTTCGACTCGACCCCCGTCCAACTGCCGCCTCTGGCTGAGCAGGGGCGGATCGTCGCCGCCATCGAGGAACACCTTTCCCGCCTCGACGCTGCCGAGACGGCTCTTACCCGTGCCGAGCACCGCGTGCGAGTTCTCGACCGGGTGCGGGTCCGCCAGGCCTTCGAGGCGGGGGGTTGGCCCTGGACGACCCTCGGAGAGATCGCGGAGATCAAGGGTGGTGTGACGAAGGACTCGAAGCGGCAATCCGATGCGTCGTTCGTCGAGGTGCCCTACCTGCGGGTCGCGAACGTGCAGCGTGGGCGACTCGACCTCTCGGATGTGACGACGATTCATGTCCATCCCGACAAGGCCGAGGCGCTACGTCTCGAGCCGGGTGACGTCCTGCTCAACGAGGGTGGCGACCGGGACAAGCTCGGGCGCGGTTGGGTCTGGGAGGGTCAGGTTTCTGACTGCATTCATCAGAACCATGTGTTCCGGGCCCGCCTGAACGACGCCTTTGACCCCTACTTCGTCTCCACCCACGCCAACACGTGGGGGCGAGCCTGGTTCGAGGCGCACGGGAAGCAGACGACGAACCTTGCCTCGATCAACCTCGGCACGCTGAAGCAGCTCCCAATTCCGGCGCCGCCGAGATCTGAGCAGCAGGCGATCATGGGTGCACTGCAGGAGGCGGGCGACGTGAAGACGCGAGTCCTCGAGGTGATAGATCATGCGCGGCTCCGTGCTCGGGTCCTTCGTCGCTCGATCTTGGCTGCCGCATTCTCCGGCCAGCTCGTGCCGCAGGACCCCACTGACGAGCCGGCGTCGGTGCTGCTCGACCGGATCCGCGCCGAACGGGCCGCGGCCGAGCCGACCAAACGCACGCGGAGGGCGGCGAGGTCGCAGGCGCGGCCTGCCGGAGTTTGA
- a CDS encoding type I restriction-modification enzyme R subunit C-terminal domain-containing protein, which produces MGSDDMDGLLPEQRARVRIDAMPEAAGWAVQDYKAANLYAGTGVAVRELVTDAGPADYVLFVNRQAVGVIEAKKQGTTLSGVEWQTVKYQTNVPDELPAYLVDREREDGSTVRCVPYAYESTGDETWFTCHMDPEPTARRVFWFHQPATFEREVEEHIGHGGGSLRARIPAIESTEGIPTWLRPASVEAVRKLDTSLKANRPRALIQMATGSGKTLAAAVICERLISQAQAKRILFLVDRGNLGRQTLKEFQGYEVPGSGRKFTELYTVQRLTHNKVDPVASVCIGTIQRVYSMLRGDAELADELDEESSFDLAPPRAVEVDYQPALPIEAFDVVIVDECHRSIYGVWRQVLEYFDAFLVGLTATPGKQTFGFFNQNLVMEYGFPQAVADGVNVDFDVFRLSTAITEQGSTIEGGQGYVTTFRDRETRQERLEEVDEDLTYDEKALDKRVVAKDQIRTVIRAIRDNLPAMFPDREVDEHGRLRHIPKTLIFAKDDSHAEDIVRIAREELGKGNDVIAKITYKSSDGAKPEDLLQAFRTSYYPRIAVTVDMIATGTDVRPIEMVVFMRMVRSRNFFEQMKGRGVRTIADSDLQVVTPDATHKDRFVLVDAVGVTETKLIETTPLERKRGVSLDKLLHQAALGQVSEDLVSTLASRLARIDGRITPADRDALEALAGQSLKAIEHGLVDAIDPDRQRAAAQIASGNSEPTGAEIDQARKALFDEAVKPLASNAELRDALVNVQRSIDQMIDEISVDEVTRAEFSVDARARAAATVESFREFLDEHRDQITALEVLYSRPYAKRLTYRDVKELAEAIGKPPHRWTPEGLWEAYETLDASKVRGSAGTVLTNIVSLVRFALGDSDELTPFPDLVCERFDAWLLQQRNTGRVFSAEQLEWLTLIRDHLAASLSIEPLEFQDPPFSQRGGLGKARQLFGDDLDTILSDLTEAIAA; this is translated from the coding sequence ATGGGCTCCGACGACATGGACGGTTTGCTGCCCGAGCAGCGCGCGCGTGTTCGCATCGATGCGATGCCGGAGGCCGCGGGTTGGGCGGTGCAGGACTACAAGGCGGCGAACCTCTACGCCGGCACGGGTGTGGCGGTTCGTGAGCTGGTCACCGACGCGGGTCCAGCCGACTACGTGCTGTTCGTGAACCGCCAAGCCGTAGGGGTGATCGAGGCGAAGAAGCAGGGGACCACCCTGTCGGGCGTCGAGTGGCAGACGGTGAAGTACCAGACGAACGTGCCCGACGAGCTGCCGGCCTACCTCGTCGACCGCGAACGGGAAGACGGCTCGACGGTGCGCTGCGTGCCCTATGCGTATGAGTCGACGGGCGACGAGACCTGGTTCACCTGCCACATGGACCCCGAGCCCACCGCCCGGAGGGTCTTCTGGTTCCATCAGCCCGCCACGTTCGAGCGCGAGGTCGAAGAGCACATCGGACACGGCGGCGGCTCCCTGCGGGCCCGCATCCCGGCCATCGAATCGACCGAGGGCATCCCCACCTGGTTGCGGCCGGCCTCGGTCGAAGCTGTTCGCAAGCTCGACACCTCGCTGAAGGCAAACCGGCCCCGGGCGTTGATCCAGATGGCCACCGGTTCGGGCAAGACCCTCGCCGCGGCAGTGATCTGTGAGCGGCTGATCAGCCAAGCGCAGGCGAAGCGCATCCTGTTCCTGGTCGACCGGGGCAACCTGGGCCGCCAGACGCTCAAGGAGTTCCAGGGCTACGAGGTGCCGGGCTCAGGCAGGAAGTTCACCGAGCTGTACACCGTGCAGCGCCTCACCCACAACAAGGTCGACCCGGTGGCGAGCGTGTGCATCGGCACGATCCAGCGCGTGTACTCGATGTTGCGGGGCGACGCGGAGCTGGCCGATGAGCTCGACGAGGAATCGAGCTTCGACCTCGCTCCGCCCCGCGCCGTGGAGGTCGACTACCAGCCGGCGCTGCCCATCGAAGCGTTCGACGTGGTCATCGTCGACGAGTGCCACCGATCGATCTACGGGGTGTGGCGCCAGGTCCTCGAGTACTTCGACGCGTTCCTCGTTGGTCTCACGGCAACACCGGGCAAGCAGACGTTCGGGTTCTTCAACCAGAACCTGGTGATGGAGTACGGCTTCCCTCAGGCGGTGGCCGACGGCGTGAACGTCGACTTCGACGTGTTCCGCCTGTCGACCGCGATCACCGAGCAGGGGTCGACGATCGAGGGCGGCCAGGGCTACGTCACCACCTTCCGCGACCGCGAGACCCGCCAGGAGCGCCTCGAGGAGGTCGACGAAGATCTCACGTATGACGAGAAGGCGCTCGACAAGCGCGTCGTGGCGAAAGACCAGATCCGCACGGTGATCCGCGCCATCCGCGACAACCTCCCGGCGATGTTCCCCGACCGCGAGGTCGACGAGCACGGCCGCCTGCGGCACATCCCGAAGACGTTGATCTTCGCCAAGGACGACAGCCACGCCGAGGACATCGTGCGCATCGCACGCGAGGAGCTGGGCAAGGGCAACGATGTGATCGCCAAGATCACGTACAAGTCGTCCGACGGGGCCAAGCCCGAAGACCTGCTCCAGGCGTTCCGCACCAGCTACTACCCGCGCATCGCGGTGACGGTCGACATGATCGCCACCGGCACCGACGTGAGGCCCATCGAGATGGTGGTGTTCATGCGGATGGTGCGGTCGCGGAACTTCTTCGAGCAGATGAAGGGCCGCGGCGTGCGCACGATCGCCGACAGCGACCTCCAGGTCGTCACGCCCGACGCCACGCACAAGGACCGCTTCGTGCTCGTCGACGCGGTAGGGGTCACGGAAACGAAGCTCATCGAGACCACCCCGCTCGAACGCAAACGAGGCGTGTCGCTCGACAAGCTCCTCCACCAGGCCGCGCTCGGGCAGGTATCGGAGGATCTCGTCTCCACGCTCGCGTCGCGCCTGGCCCGCATCGACGGCCGCATCACCCCCGCCGACCGCGACGCGCTCGAAGCGCTCGCCGGCCAGTCGCTCAAAGCGATCGAGCACGGGTTGGTCGACGCGATCGACCCGGATCGCCAACGCGCCGCCGCCCAGATCGCCTCGGGCAACAGCGAGCCAACGGGCGCCGAGATCGACCAGGCCCGCAAGGCGCTGTTCGACGAGGCCGTCAAGCCGCTTGCTTCCAACGCCGAGCTGCGCGACGCGCTGGTGAACGTGCAACGCAGCATCGACCAGATGATCGACGAGATCAGCGTCGACGAGGTCACCCGTGCGGAGTTCTCCGTCGATGCCCGCGCCCGGGCGGCCGCAACCGTCGAGTCGTTCCGCGAGTTCCTCGACGAGCACCGCGACCAGATCACCGCGCTCGAGGTGCTCTACAGCCGGCCGTACGCCAAACGCCTCACCTATCGCGACGTGAAGGAGCTGGCCGAAGCCATCGGCAAGCCGCCGCACCGCTGGACCCCCGAAGGGCTGTGGGAGGCATACGAGACGCTCGACGCGTCGAAGGTGCGCGGCTCGGCCGGCACGGTGCTCACCAACATCGTGAGCCTCGTGCGCTTCGCCCTCGGCGACAGCGACGAGCTCACCCCGTTCCCCGATCTGGTGTGCGAACGGTTCGACGCCTGGCTCCTCCAACAGCGCAACACCGGCCGGGTCTTCAGCGCCGAGCAGCTCGAGTGGCTCACCCTCATCCGCGACCACCTCGCCGCATCGCTGTCGATCGAACCACTCGAGTTCCAGGACCCGCCCTTCAGCCAGCGCGGCGGCCTCGGCAAGGCCCGCCAACTCTTCGGCGACGACCTCGACACGATCCTGTCCGACCTCACCGAAGCCATCGCCGCATGA
- a CDS encoding LLM class flavin-dependent oxidoreductase — MIDYVVEADKLGAATVWLPEFWGHDALAPLGALSQVTRSIRLGTAIVQLGSRTPAMLAMSALSLQELSGGRFVLGVGTSGPQVMEGWHGVRFTKPVARTRETIEIIRLATSGQRVDYHGDVFELPLPGGEGKALRVAARPVDVPIYVASLGPANLRMTGALADGWIGNSFLCEHADVFLDEIAAGATAVGRTIDDVDITVAVSCEITDDVEEAGRRHAAGYAFTFGAMGSASTNFYNQAFGRQGLGDAVAEVQRLWRAGDRDAARAAVPLEIGLRTNLIGPPDEIRRRLLEYRACGVDELRVNPMGDTLDDQLAGLAHLLDLVADVNAAGL, encoded by the coding sequence ATGATCGACTACGTGGTGGAGGCCGACAAGCTCGGCGCGGCCACGGTGTGGCTGCCCGAGTTCTGGGGCCACGACGCGCTCGCCCCCCTCGGTGCGTTGTCGCAAGTCACGCGGTCGATCCGGTTGGGCACGGCCATCGTGCAGCTCGGCAGCCGCACGCCGGCCATGCTCGCCATGTCGGCGCTGTCGCTGCAGGAGCTGTCCGGTGGCCGGTTCGTCCTCGGCGTCGGCACGAGCGGGCCGCAGGTGATGGAGGGCTGGCACGGCGTGCGCTTCACCAAGCCCGTCGCCCGCACGCGTGAGACGATCGAGATCATCCGCCTGGCGACGTCGGGCCAGCGGGTCGACTACCACGGCGACGTGTTCGAGCTTCCCCTGCCGGGCGGCGAGGGCAAGGCGCTGCGGGTGGCGGCGCGGCCCGTCGACGTGCCGATCTACGTGGCGTCGCTGGGCCCGGCGAACCTCCGCATGACCGGCGCGCTGGCCGACGGGTGGATCGGCAACTCGTTCCTGTGCGAGCACGCCGACGTCTTCCTCGACGAGATCGCCGCGGGCGCGACCGCCGTGGGCCGCACCATCGACGACGTCGACATCACCGTGGCGGTGAGCTGCGAGATCACCGACGACGTCGAGGAGGCGGGCAGGCGTCACGCGGCTGGCTACGCGTTCACGTTCGGGGCGATGGGCTCGGCCTCGACCAACTTCTACAACCAGGCGTTCGGCCGGCAGGGTCTTGGCGACGCAGTCGCGGAGGTGCAGCGGTTGTGGCGCGCCGGCGACCGCGACGCGGCCCGGGCGGCCGTGCCGCTCGAGATCGGGCTGCGCACCAACTTGATCGGCCCGCCCGACGAGATCCGACGCCGCCTGCTCGAGTACCGCGCCTGCGGCGTCGACGAGCTGCGCGTCAACCCCATGGGCGACACCCTCGACGACCAGCTCGCCGGCCTCGCCCACCTCCTCGACCTGGTCGCCGACGTGAACGCGGCGGGGCTGTAA